The proteins below are encoded in one region of Hordeum vulgare subsp. vulgare chromosome 3H, MorexV3_pseudomolecules_assembly, whole genome shotgun sequence:
- the LOC123445051 gene encoding uncharacterized protein LOC123445051, with product MSQYEPQSSTNHKPQARTEKEAANKPRAHEGETSPQEKQVEKIMAAISSTSYFSSQPQLPASGGSSNGRQPRRRRMGSCVMLEAAAASGSGSGGGGAVVGRTRSLTEVDLEELKGCLDLGFGFSYHQIPVLCGTLPGLELCYSMTRRFLDEQRAVVGQLEPAAPAAPPIPDWKISGPGDNPEEVKARLKYWAQTVACTVKLCS from the exons ATGAGCCAATACGAGCCACAAAGCTCCACAAACCACAAGCCCCAAGCCCGAACCGAGAAAGAGGCAGCAAACAAACCGCGCGCACACGAAGGGGAGACGTCGCCGCAAGAGAAACAGGTAGAGAAAATAATGGCGGccatctcctccacctcctacttctcctcgcaGCCGCAGCTGCCGGCGTCCGGAGGCAGCAGCAACGGCCGGCAGCCCCGTAGGCGGCGGATGGGCAGCTGCGTCATGCTCGAGGCGGCCGCTGCctctggtagtggtagtggtggcggcggcgcggtggtgggGAGGACCAGGAGCCTGACGGAGGTGGACCTGGAGGAGCTCAAGGGCTGCCTCGACCTCGGCTTCGGCTTCTCCTACCACCAGATCCCGGTCCTCTGCGGGACGCTCCCCGGCCTGGAGCTCTGTTACTCCATGACGCGGAGGTTCCTCGACGAGCAGAGAGCGGTGGTCGGGCAGCTGGAGCCCGCTGCGCCGGCGGCGCCGCCCATCCCGGACTGGAAGATCTCCGGCCCTG GTGATAATCCAGAGGAAGTGAAAGCTAGGCTCAAGTATTGGGCTCAGACGGTGGCATGCACAGTCAAACTATGCAGCTGA
- the LOC123445052 gene encoding uncharacterized protein LOC123445052, with translation MAAISSTSYFSSQPQLPASSGANPASTSGGSNGRQRTGSCVMLEAASGGGAVGRRTRSLTEEDLEELKGCLDLGFGFSYHQIPGLCGTLPGLELSYSMTRRFLDEQSAVVGQPEPAAAAAAAPPIPDWKISGPGDDPDQVKARLKYWAQTVACTVKLCS, from the exons ATGGCGGCCATCTCCTcaacctcctacttctcctcgcaGCCTCAGCTGCCTGCGTCCAGCGGCGCCAACCCTGCCTCTACCAGCGGCGGCAGCAACGGCCGGCAGCGGACGGGCAGCTGCGTCATGCTCGAGGCGGCCTCTGGTGGTGGCGCGGTGGGGAGGAGGACCAGGAGCCTCACGGAGGAGGACCTGGAGGAGCTCAAGGGCTGCCTCGACCTCGGCTTCGGCTTCTCCTACCACCAGATCCCGGGACTATGCGGGACGCTCCCCGGCCTGGAGCTCTCCTACTCCATGACGCGGAGGTTCCTTGACGAGCAGAGCGCGGTTGTCGGGCAGCCagagcccgccgccgccgccgccgcggcgccGCCCATCCCGGACTGGAAGATCTCCGGCCCTG GTGATGATCCAGACCAAGTGAAAGCTCGGCTCAAGTATTGGGCGCAGACAGTGGCATGCACAGTCAAGCTCTGCAGCTAG